The genome window AAAATATATTTATATTAGCTTTTCTAGCGATGTATTCTATTTTGCTAACTACAAATCTAGATATGAGCATAATAAGAGGATTTGTTGAGTCAAATATTTCAGTTAAAAACCGTTATATCTATTTATTAATCGTAGAATCCTATATTCCTTTTTGTACATTTATATTTGCATTATTGTTTCAACTACCAGTAATCATAGGACAATCATATTTAAACGGTTCGAAAGGAATAATATTTAACTTACACTTTATTGTATTTCTATTCATGATTTTTTTATTTATTACGTCACTGAAAATGTTTATCCAATCAATTAAATTAATATGGGATAAATATAATTTGATAATAATGAAAGAAATATTTATATTTCTTCTAAGTATCGGAGTTACATTATTCTTTGATGAAATAGTGTATGTCGTTAAAAATATTATCACTTATTTTATTAAATTTAATATGAATGTAGGATTAAATGAAAATAAATTTTTAAATTCATTTTCATTTTATAACTATAATTATGCTCGTGAATTAAAAATAATGATCCTCTTTATTATTATATTTTTTCTTATTTCTTATTGTTTAAATAATAAGGATATTACGAAGGTTTATAGAGCACCTATACGAACTAAATCTAGTGTTTTAAGCATCCTATTTAGTAGATTTGGTTTATTTAATCAGAATTTTATTAGTTGTGTTGTTTTAATGAATATACTTAATAGTCCCATAGTAAAAAAAATTATTGGTGCTAATGGGTTTCTTTTTTTTGGAATTCTAAGTTTATCACTATTCACAAAATATGTATTTGGTGAACTTGATAAATTCATTTATCTGAATAAGTTAAGTGAATTTAGAGTTGCGCTTTATTTTTCTTTTATGCATATTATTAGTTTAATTTCTGTATGTATTTTTGGAATAGCATTAAAAAATACATTCATTAGTATAGTAGATTTAATAAATTTAGTTATTACTCTAATATGTATCGATTTAATTTATTTTTGGCTTTTTTCTACTTTTATTAAATGGATAAAAAGTAAAGATTCTCTTTCAGAAATATTAACTCATCGAATTATTAATTTTGCTTCTATTATACCATTTCTTATTTATTCAATAATAAAAGGAGTAACTTATGCTATTGCATTATTTTAAGAAATTAAAAGCTTCATTTGTAATCTTTGGTATATTGTCGTTCCTATTTATAATTTTAAATATTCTCATTTTAACTACAGAAGTGAAGGGGAATTTGAATGTAAATGTACATGAAACCCTAGGAATATTTGAAGTGAAAATGATTTTTATTCACAATTTTCTTATATTTATAATCGTTATCCTATTGGGGAATCTTACCTTTGGCTTTTCAACAATAATATTATTAGCGATTACTTATTTTTTTACAGCATTTAGAATCGCTGAATACTATTCTTTAACAGGAAATAAGGCAATTGCTATATTTTCCGTATTACTCCATGGAATATTTGAACTAATGGCTATCTCTATTTCAGCAGATATATCATTTGAAACTTTTAGAAGATGGATATTTCCAAAAAAGAACTTTTCATTTAGAAGTAAAGAGTTCTTCAATACAACTTTATTTAAACTAATAATAGGTATTTCTTTATTATTTTTAGCAGCATTAATAGAAATTTTTTTTACTTCTAAGTTTTTAACTCTATTGCAATAAGTGAAGGAGGGTTTCATATAATTAAGATTAATAATATTTCCAAAAGTTATAGAGGAAAATATGTTTTTGGTCCATTTAATATTAATATTGAGAAAAAGCGTATTTATGTACTTATTGGTGGAAATGGTGCAGGTAAAACAACCTTATTACGTGGACTGGCAGGGTTGATAAAATTCAATGAAAAAAAAGATGATTTTAGTGATAATTTCTATTTTGTTGGAGAGGAAATGAATGTTTTAGAATATTTGACAGGAAGAGAAAATTTATTTCTAATAGCAAAATTAAAGAAAATAGATACAAAGAAAATTGATTCAATAATTAAATTAAATAAACTAGAATCTTTTATTGATAATTTAGTTTTAACATATTCTAAAGGAATGTTGGAAAAATTAAAATTATCTATTGGTTTACTAGTTTCTCCAAAAGTATTACTACTTGATGAACCATTTACTTCGTTAGATGTAATAAATTTAAATTTATTACAAAATAACATAAGAGAATTTACTAGAAGTGGTGATCATTCCGTAATATTATCTTCTCACTCATTAGAGACTATTATGGGTATGGCAGATCAATTATTAATATTAAATGAAGGTAATCTAAAAAATATAGATAGAATAAAAGGTAATGTTAAAGAATTAAGACGAATTATTTCAAGAAACATAGGCGGTGATGAAAGTGAAAAAAATTAGTAATATATTATTATTTCTCTTACTAGTAGGTTGTCAATTATTTATGTTGGGCTATGGTTATAAAACAGTTGATGTAGATGAATATTATCATTTTGTAAATCTAATACAAACAGATATAAATTATAAAATTGTATTGTTGATGCTAATTTTATTAATTGTAGTTGCTATATTATTTGTAGTTTATTTTTCTGTTACGATATTTTTGTTAATTTCAAACAAGGTGCTAAGCTTAGAGTTAACCTTTAACTTTGTATACTATTTAGTTGCTATAAATCTCATAATTACAGCTTTCCATGTTTTTTTATATGAGGTATTTAAGGGAAATTCTATATTTGCATTATATTTAAATCCTTTAGTGCTGCTTAGCACTGTTGTAATTCTTATACTTACGTTCTTTAATACTAGAAAGATTTTAGCTTCTATACTATTTTCAATTTTATTTTATGTAGTTAATTTAATGATTACACTAATTTTTTACTAATTTTATAAAAAAGAAGGATAATCTTGAAAGCAATTTTTTATAGAGAATTTACAATCATTGGTCTATGATTTTTCAATAGAATTAAATTTTAAAAAGACATAAAAAAATGGTCGGGTTTTATAAAAGGTAGTAATTAATCTATGCTGAAAATGAATAACCCAAAACAACCTCATAAAAATATGATACGATGATCATGAGGTGGAAATTTTGGAACAATTAATTTATACACTTTTAGCGTACATAAATAATTCTTTAGAAAAAGATATTAACTATTCCATCGCCAATAGTTTCCTGGAAAATATTCATCATATAGAAGGCTATTCTTTAGAAATGGCTGCGGAAGTATGTAATGTTGCCCCATCTACAATTAATCGTTTCTGTAAGCGAATTGGCTTCCGTAACTTTTCGAATCTCCGCAGTAGTGTTGCTTATCATGGGGGAATGTATGAGGAAAGGGAAAAGAGCTTAACTACAGAAACATTTGAATTAAAACTAAAGGAAAATATCGAGATAATGGAAAGAATTTCCAGAGTGCAACTAGACCGTATCATAAAAAAGATTCATGAGTCTAAAAGAATTGTCATATTAGGATTTGAAAAACATCAAATTCAAGCGATGGAGCTTCAAAAGCAATTATTTCTGCTCGGAAAGCTATGTGAATGCAATACGAATTTTTTTAAACAATTGGAAACAGTCTCTCATTTGACAGAAGAAGATATGATTATTACCATTTCCATTGAAGGAAACATCCTGACAGAAGCGTTAGCAATCAAAGAAAAAATTAAGGCAGCAAGCGGGAAGAAATTGCTAATTACTTTTTCAGATTCCGAGAAGCACCAACAAATATTTGATGAGATTTTACAATGTGGAAAAATTGATAATAGTGCTGTGAGTAGTTATACCTTATTACGTTTGTTTGATATTCTCATCTATCACTATCAAAAACGATATCCTTCTTTCTAACTGGTCTGAAAGAGACCAGTTTTTTCTTTTTTGTAAGCGTATCATTATAGGTAGAGATTAGAAAAGGGAGGAAACATATAATGAAGAAAAACGGATTTCCTGAAGGTTTTTTATGGGGGGGAGCTACAGCCGCCAATCAATTAGAAGGTGCGTATAATGAAGGCGGGAAAGGATTATCGATCTTTGATATGGTCACATTCGTTCCAAAGGAAGAACGTGGCGATGATATCGAGATGGATGTGAAGAGCAAAGCGGAATTAGAAGCACTATTAGCTGGCAAAGGCGGCGACAATTTTCCGAAACGTCGTGGGATTGATTTTTATCATCGCTATAAAGAAGACATTGCTCTTTTTGCAGAGATGGGCTTCAAAACATTCCGTCTGTCTATTTCTTGGCCGCGTATTTTCCCGAACGGGGATGATTTGGTGCCAAATGAAGAGGGGTTAGCTTTTTATGATCGAGTATTTGATGAATTGGCTAAATATGGTATTGAGCCATTAGTGACGCTATCCCATTATGAAATCCCACTGAACCTTGTCCAAAAATATAATGGCTGGGTAGATAGGCAATTAGTAGATTTCTTTGTTCATTATGCTGAAACTGTCTTTAACCGCTATAAGGACAAGGTGAAGTATTGGTTAACGTTTAATGAAATTAATATCTCAACCCTATCCCCTTACATTGGTAGTGGAATTTTAATTGATGAGGTAGAGAATAAAGAACAAGCTATTTATCAAGCTTTACATCATCAATTTGTGGCAAGCTCTAGAGCAGTGAAGGCATGTCATGAGATTATTCCTGATGCACAGATTGGCTGTATGCTGGCACGTATGGAAGTATATCCGGAAACATGTAATCCAGATGATGTATTAGCAGCATTAGAAGAGGATCAGAAGAATTTATTTTTCACAGATGTTCAAGTGCGCGGTTATTATCCAAGCTTTATGCTGAACTACTTTGAGGAAAATAATATTCAGATTGAAATGCTTCCAGGGGATGAAGAGCTGCTTTTACAGCATACTGTTGATTTCCTATCTTTTAGCTATTATATGTCTATGGTTGCAAGTGGAGCACCAGATAAGAAAAAAGAAAAAGGAAACTTCTTCTCTGGAGTGAAAAATCCATACTTAGAATCATCCGATTGGGGCTGGCAAATCGACCCGAAAGGATTGCGTATTACGCTAAAGAAAATGTATGATCGATATCAAGTACCTTTATTTATCGTTGAAAATGGATTAGGTGCACATGATAAAGTAGAAGAAGATGGCTCTATTAATGATGATTATCGTATTGAATATATGCGGGCACATATCGAGCAGATGAAAGAAGCAATTAAAGAAGGTGTAGACCTAATTGGCTACACAAGCTGGGGCTGTATTGATCTTATTTCTGCCAGCACCTCTGAAATGTCTAAACGATATGGCTTTATCTATGTAGACCAAGATGATTATGGAAATGGAACATTGAAAAGATCGAAGAAAAAATCATTTGATTGGTACAAAAATGTCATTGCGACAAATGGCGAAGAATTATAATCTTTGTTTAGATAAAAAGTGCTGTCCCTTTTGGGCTTCAGCACTTTTTTTATAGACTATTTTAGAAAAAGTAGAGCAATCCGATTTTTGAAAATGATAGATTTTTTAGAATTAATAAACAAATCTTAATATATTGATATAATGAAAACTATATGTTAAAATGTTCCAGTCAAGCATCTTCATTAGTGTAGTTTAGAATTTATTATGATTAAATACTGAATAATATTCTAATTTTTCTAATAATACATAACAGTAGGGTAACATATGTTGACCAAGTGTTTAAATAGGCTACATATTACTTTCGGTTTATAAAATAGTAATTATATTATATGCATATAAGGAGAGATTCAGATGAAATATCTTTCTCTATTTATGGTCGCGTTCCTATTCTTGCTTGCAGGATGCGGGAATTCAGCCGAAGAGAAAAAAGAGGAACCAGTGAAAAAAGAAATGAATGCAGACCAAGAAACAAAAGCAAAAGAATTAACAGATGAAGATAAGAAATTTATTGCTCTGTTGGAAAAAGGCGAATATCAACAGATTGTTGATGAAACAATCCATCTTGCTAGTGATGCCCAAGTCAATTTTTACTTTTTAGCCAATGCTTTTAAAGCAGTTCCTGATTATTCGTTAAGTAAAACATATTTGAAAAAAGCGAAGTATATTCCAGCGGAAATTGAAGATAAAGTAAATCAATTAAAAAAAGATATAGATGCTAACGTGGAGAAAGAGGGAGCTTAAGCTCTTTAATATCGTTAGATAGGTGCTTGACCACTAATTAAGATGTAAGGAAGAACCTTGTCAGAAGATTTCTGGCAAGGTTTTTCATACTTTGAAAAGGATAGCATAAGGCAACCAATCAATACTATCCCTAAACGAAAAAAAGAAAAACAAATCAACTAAAAAAGTTGATTTGTTTTTCCTTATCCTTCATATGATTTGTAAAAATCGATAGCCTTCTGGATATAAGGCTGTTCTTCTGGTGGTACCTCTTCTTCATGATAAATGGCGGAAACTGGACATACTGCTTCACATGCACCACAGTCAATACAAATATCGGGATCAATATAGAATTGATCTTCTCCCTTTGCGATACAATCAACAGGACAAACATCTACACAATCTCCTGCTTGTTCATGCATACATGGTGAAGTTATAACGAAAGGCATGGAATCTCCCCTCCCCTTTACTTAAATAATATTAAGATCTAATGTTTAGTAGTACTTCATTCATTCGATTTATATTTTCGCGGATTTTTACAGCACTTAAGTAATCAATTTTATCATGATAACTTTCAGGCTGTTCTCTTTGCTCATCAATGGACATATGCTGATATTCATCAATGCCCCCTGTTGATGCTTGATAGTCCTCCATTAAGCTAGCTTCCAATTGTTGAACCATATTGTTTATTCTATCAAGACTTTGTGTCATCGAGCTGGCTGTGTTGATGATTTCTTCGTTTGATTTTGGAAAGTTATCCATTTTGTTCTTCTGTTCTTGTAAATCATTCTTCACTTGCTGAAGCAAAGGATCTTTGTCAGCATCTACTTTCATATGATCAAGTATTTGTAACGTGTCGCCTATCAATATTTGCAATCTCTTGGAGGCGTTTTCCATGGAAATCCCACCTTTAAGCATTGTATCTATAAAATGGACATAATATCGGCTTTCTATACATCTTACGAGAGTTCTCGCTATTTTCTAGGCGAAATGCGAGTAATCTTTTTAAAATGGCGATGAAAGGATCGCAAATTATTGTAACCCACAGTTTATGGCATTTTGCAAATCGGCAGCTGCCGATTTTTTAACTGATAACACGCCTGTGATATTTGATACTGGGTCAAGTATTCGGTAAAGGTCATATTTGTTATATGAACAAACAGCTTGGAAAGATAAGCATAATCATATTGGAGATGCTTTGCTACGACTTTCAATGTGCAATCCTGACTGTAGTGGCTGTCTACATAAAGCAATATTCTATGAAAAACTTTCATTTATAGTGAGTATGCAACAGGCATTAAATTTGTGTTCTCTACTAAATTACCACATATATCATAAAGAAAACTTTTATGGCGATAAATAGACAAATTGGGTGTCACCTTTAAATAAATCCCTTAGAACCTTTTGAAAGAGGAGAAGATATCTTTTAACATTAGTATGTTAAAAAAGGAAAGATTATATGAAGTTTTGGGGATAAACAGTAAAAGCTCTAGCAAACCGAAATAGGACGGTTTGCTAGAACTTTTTTATGCAATCAATCAACAATCTCCAAGCCTAATAAAGCAGAAAATTGGATGGCTTGATAGGTAGAAACCTTACACCCTTTTAAATCTGGTGGAGATACAAGCAATGATTGGAAGGTAGAGGTACTAATATCAACACCGTTAAGGGAAGTTCTTTCAAAATTTGCTCCGTCCATTGTACATTTCTTAAATTCGATCTTTTTAAAGAGACAATCATAAAAATCAGCAGATTCAACAGGCGAGTCTTGGAATCTAACTTTCTCTAATTTGGAGCTTCCAAAAGCGGCTAGTCTCAATAAGGAATCAGTAAACTGCACATTTCTTAAACGGGAGTCTGTAAAATCTACCCCTAATAATTTGCAGTTAGTAAATTGGCATTTGTGAATGGAAGAACTAGTGAGCTTCGCATTAGAGAAATCACAGCTTTCAAAAATAACGTCTGTTAATTCCATGCCGGAAAAATCAGTATGCATAAACTTACAATTCTTCAGCACCATTTTCGATAACCGTACTTTATTTAATACTTCTTCTTCAAACATGGAGTGATGAACTTCGCATCCTTCTAACTCTAATTCTTCCTCGTACAATATATCGTGAAAATTCTTTGATGGTAGGTTCGCAGGTATCTTTGGTTCTTCTATTTTCATCTATACTACTCCTTTTCTGTTGCCTTCCTGTGTGATAACTACTATATGAAAAAATAACTTTAATTTAAAGACTGTATTTTTTGTTCTATTTATGTGCAGGTAGAAAATTATAGATTTTTAAGGTTCAGTTAAGGTATGGAAAACGAACAGTTAAGATAGAGCGGCTAGAATAATGGAAGAAAAGAAATGGAGGAGAAAGTCATGTTAGATTATATTATTGAAACAAGCAATTTAACGAAGAAATTTGGAAAGTTTTTAGCGGTTGATCAGGTGAATCTATTAGTACCAAAGGGAGGGATTTATGGATTTCTCGGTCCAAACGGAGCTGGAAAGTCGACGACGATTCGAATGCTGCTCGGACTTATTAAAGAAACAGAAGGAGAGGTGAAGGTATTTAATAAGTCGATAAAGGATGACCGCATCGCTATTCTAAGCCGCATTGGCTCCATGGTAGAAACTCCTTCCTATTATGGTCATTTAACTGCTTATGAAAATTTAGAAATAACGCGAAAAATTTTAGGTGCAGAAAAAAAGGAAATAGAGCGTGTTTTAGAAATTGTAAAATTAACAGAAGTTCGTAACAAAGCAGTAAAAAAGTTTTCCTTGGGCATGAAACAACGGTTAGGAATAGCTCAAGCTCTGTTAGGAAAACCAGAACTACTAATTCTTGATGAGCCGACAAATGGATTGGATCCCTCTGGCATTATCGAAATTCGTGAATTAATTAAAAGTTTGCCAAAGGATTATGGCATTACGATTCTGATATCCAGCCATATTTTAAGCGAAATAGAATTAATGGCCACCCATGTTGGGATTATTAACAAAGGAAGATTACTATTTCAAGGTTCAATGAATGATTTAAGAGAGAAACAAAAAGCGGTCATTCAACTAGAGGCGGAGCCGAGGGCAGAGGTAGAAGCTTATTTAAAAAATGCTGAGATACCTTTCAAAGCAGATAAGCGTTATTTATACCTTGAACCAAACTATCAGCCGGCGAAAGTAAATCGAGAGCTGATTATGAATGGGTATGATGTCCATCAATTAATGATGAAAAAGAACTCCTTAGAGGAAATATTTCTATCTATTACAGGGAAGGAGTCAGTGTTATGAAACTAACAACCTTGATTTTGTTAGAGAGCTACAAACAGAAAAAAGGCTGGTTGTGGTTATTTTTGCTAGTTATTCCTACTGGAACGACATTAGCGATGTTCTTAGATATTAATG of Niallia circulans contains these proteins:
- a CDS encoding stage II sporulation protein M; this translates as MHYFKKLKASFVIFGILSFLFIILNILILTTEVKGNLNVNVHETLGIFEVKMIFIHNFLIFIIVILLGNLTFGFSTIILLAITYFFTAFRIAEYYSLTGNKAIAIFSVLLHGIFELMAISISADISFETFRRWIFPKKNFSFRSKEFFNTTLFKLIIGISLLFLAALIEIFFTSKFLTLLQ
- a CDS encoding ABC transporter ATP-binding protein, with protein sequence MEKKRIYVLIGGNGAGKTTLLRGLAGLIKFNEKKDDFSDNFYFVGEEMNVLEYLTGRENLFLIAKLKKIDTKKIDSIIKLNKLESFIDNLVLTYSKGMLEKLKLSIGLLVSPKVLLLDEPFTSLDVINLNLLQNNIREFTRSGDHSVILSSHSLETIMGMADQLLILNEGNLKNIDRIKGNVKELRRIISRNIGGDESEKN
- a CDS encoding MurR/RpiR family transcriptional regulator, which gives rise to MEQLIYTLLAYINNSLEKDINYSIANSFLENIHHIEGYSLEMAAEVCNVAPSTINRFCKRIGFRNFSNLRSSVAYHGGMYEEREKSLTTETFELKLKENIEIMERISRVQLDRIIKKIHESKRIVILGFEKHQIQAMELQKQLFLLGKLCECNTNFFKQLETVSHLTEEDMIITISIEGNILTEALAIKEKIKAASGKKLLITFSDSEKHQQIFDEILQCGKIDNSAVSSYTLLRLFDILIYHYQKRYPSF
- a CDS encoding glycoside hydrolase family 1 protein; amino-acid sequence: MKKNGFPEGFLWGGATAANQLEGAYNEGGKGLSIFDMVTFVPKEERGDDIEMDVKSKAELEALLAGKGGDNFPKRRGIDFYHRYKEDIALFAEMGFKTFRLSISWPRIFPNGDDLVPNEEGLAFYDRVFDELAKYGIEPLVTLSHYEIPLNLVQKYNGWVDRQLVDFFVHYAETVFNRYKDKVKYWLTFNEINISTLSPYIGSGILIDEVENKEQAIYQALHHQFVASSRAVKACHEIIPDAQIGCMLARMEVYPETCNPDDVLAALEEDQKNLFFTDVQVRGYYPSFMLNYFEENNIQIEMLPGDEELLLQHTVDFLSFSYYMSMVASGAPDKKKEKGNFFSGVKNPYLESSDWGWQIDPKGLRITLKKMYDRYQVPLFIVENGLGAHDKVEEDGSINDDYRIEYMRAHIEQMKEAIKEGVDLIGYTSWGCIDLISASTSEMSKRYGFIYVDQDDYGNGTLKRSKKKSFDWYKNVIATNGEEL
- a CDS encoding indolepyruvate ferredoxin oxidoreductase subunit alpha, producing MPFVITSPCMHEQAGDCVDVCPVDCIAKGEDQFYIDPDICIDCGACEAVCPVSAIYHEEEVPPEEQPYIQKAIDFYKSYEG
- a CDS encoding AraC family transcriptional regulator; amino-acid sequence: MKVFHRILLYVDSHYSQDCTLKVVAKHLQYDYAYLSKLFVHITNMTFTEYLTQYQISQACYQLKNRQLPICKMP
- a CDS encoding pentapeptide repeat-containing protein yields the protein MKIEEPKIPANLPSKNFHDILYEEELELEGCEVHHSMFEEEVLNKVRLSKMVLKNCKFMHTDFSGMELTDVIFESCDFSNAKLTSSSIHKCQFTNCKLLGVDFTDSRLRNVQFTDSLLRLAAFGSSKLEKVRFQDSPVESADFYDCLFKKIEFKKCTMDGANFERTSLNGVDISTSTFQSLLVSPPDLKGCKVSTYQAIQFSALLGLEIVD
- a CDS encoding ABC transporter ATP-binding protein, which codes for MLDYIIETSNLTKKFGKFLAVDQVNLLVPKGGIYGFLGPNGAGKSTTIRMLLGLIKETEGEVKVFNKSIKDDRIAILSRIGSMVETPSYYGHLTAYENLEITRKILGAEKKEIERVLEIVKLTEVRNKAVKKFSLGMKQRLGIAQALLGKPELLILDEPTNGLDPSGIIEIRELIKSLPKDYGITILISSHILSEIELMATHVGIINKGRLLFQGSMNDLREKQKAVIQLEAEPRAEVEAYLKNAEIPFKADKRYLYLEPNYQPAKVNRELIMNGYDVHQLMMKKNSLEEIFLSITGKESVL